In one Pseudodesulfovibrio tunisiensis genomic region, the following are encoded:
- the thrC gene encoding threonine synthase: protein MSKDLFPTYRGTMEYFCLGCGKRFPTDKLYYTCPDCGGVFLLENLDFDNLKKTPGHRWQEIFDRRAATKRTAMRGIFRFYELMAPVLDEDDILYLGEGNTPIIRSSDRLIRETGIRTGYKNDGQNPSASFKDRGMACAFSYLRSLIRQNDWDQILTVCASTGDTSAAAALYASYAGEAIKSVVILPHGKVTPAQLSQPLGSGATVLEVPGVFDDCMKVVEHLADNYRVALLNSKNAWRILGQESYAFEIAQWFRWNMQGKCVFVPIGNAGNVTAIMAGFLKLYKLDIIDALPRIFGVQSHHADPVYRYYAVDDPKEREFHPVTVSPSVAQAAMIGNPVSFPRVKYYAEQFEEIGGHDAFQVLQVTEQQIMDSMIQANRNGHIACTQGGESFAGAKRAKELGLICDEEICILDSTAHHLKFVDFQNMYFNNAFPPEFEVAPDTSLSNKPHLIISPEEKDRLSPEDFTRATADKVVARLGLEHN, encoded by the coding sequence ATGAGCAAAGACCTGTTCCCCACCTACCGAGGCACCATGGAATATTTCTGCCTCGGCTGCGGCAAGCGGTTTCCCACGGACAAGCTGTACTACACCTGCCCGGACTGCGGCGGCGTGTTTCTGCTTGAGAATCTCGATTTCGACAACCTGAAAAAAACTCCGGGCCATCGCTGGCAGGAGATTTTCGACCGCCGTGCCGCCACCAAACGAACCGCCATGCGCGGCATTTTCCGGTTCTACGAACTCATGGCCCCGGTGCTGGACGAAGATGACATCCTGTATCTGGGCGAGGGCAACACCCCCATCATTCGGTCCAGCGACCGACTGATCCGGGAAACAGGCATTCGCACCGGCTACAAGAACGACGGACAGAATCCCTCGGCTTCCTTCAAGGACCGCGGCATGGCCTGCGCATTCAGCTACCTGCGCTCCCTGATCCGCCAGAACGACTGGGACCAGATTCTCACGGTATGCGCCTCCACCGGCGACACTTCCGCAGCAGCCGCGCTGTACGCCTCCTATGCAGGCGAGGCCATCAAGTCCGTGGTCATCCTGCCCCATGGCAAGGTCACCCCGGCCCAGCTTTCCCAGCCCCTTGGCTCGGGCGCAACCGTGCTGGAAGTTCCCGGCGTGTTCGACGACTGCATGAAGGTGGTGGAGCATCTGGCCGACAACTACCGGGTCGCCCTGCTCAATTCCAAGAACGCATGGCGCATCCTTGGTCAGGAATCCTATGCCTTTGAAATAGCCCAGTGGTTCAGGTGGAACATGCAGGGCAAATGCGTGTTCGTGCCCATCGGCAACGCAGGCAATGTCACGGCCATCATGGCGGGCTTTCTCAAGCTGTACAAACTCGACATCATCGATGCCCTGCCGCGCATTTTCGGCGTGCAGTCCCACCATGCGGACCCGGTCTACCGCTACTACGCGGTGGACGATCCCAAGGAACGGGAATTCCACCCCGTGACCGTAAGCCCGAGCGTGGCCCAGGCAGCCATGATCGGCAATCCGGTCTCCTTCCCCCGCGTGAAGTACTATGCTGAACAATTCGAGGAAATCGGCGGGCACGATGCGTTTCAGGTCCTTCAGGTCACCGAGCAGCAGATCATGGACTCCATGATTCAGGCCAACCGCAACGGACACATCGCCTGCACCCAGGGCGGCGAATCCTTTGCCGGAGCCAAACGCGCCAAGGAACTCGGCCTGATCTGCGACGAGGAAATCTGCATTCTGGACTCCACGGCCCACCACCTCAAGTTCGTGGACTTCCAGAACATGTACTTCAACAATGCCTTTCCCCCTGAATTCGAGGTCGCACCGGACACATCCCTGTCCAACAAGCCGCACCTGATCATCTCTCCCGAGGAAAAGGACCGCCTCTCCCCCGAGGACTTCACTCGCGCCACCGCCGACAAGGTGGTCGCCCGTCTCGGACTGGAGCACAACTAA
- the dnaB gene encoding replicative DNA helicase — MPNPTKPSRPKRGQNAKNSEEALSRASSELVRKVPPHNLEAEQAVLGGVFQSNTIFHELVDIVEADDFYSPAHRTIFQTFIDLYNQQKPIDLITVADYMSAADSLDVVGGPVYLAELADSVISSANAKYHAKIVHDKSILRRLINASSEIITNCFEAQDVDELLGESEKAIFNIAQSQAAANQLDSRRLLDRVFEDLTAKYENKSSITGIATHYHEFDNMTAGLQNSDLIIMAGRPSMGKTAFALNVALRSAARSEVPTVIFSLEMSMEQLMTRLLAVQGQVGLQNLRKGYLDDQDWSRLYEAGDVLSRAPLFIDDTPALSTLELQARCRRLKAEHGLGLIIIDYLQLMRASQRTDSREQEISEISRSLKALAKELNVPVIALSQLNRKVEERTDKRPMMSDLRESGAIEQDADIIIFLYRDAAYNKSEDNPLKNHAEIIIAKQRNGPVGKCELFFKKEYTLFENMDATVYPSELPPEFDQGNN; from the coding sequence ATGCCGAATCCGACGAAACCGTCGAGGCCTAAGCGCGGCCAAAATGCAAAAAACTCGGAAGAGGCTCTGTCCAGAGCCTCTTCCGAGCTTGTTCGCAAGGTCCCGCCCCACAACCTCGAAGCCGAACAGGCCGTCCTCGGCGGGGTATTTCAATCCAACACCATCTTTCATGAACTCGTCGACATAGTCGAAGCCGACGATTTCTACTCCCCTGCGCACCGGACCATCTTTCAGACGTTCATCGACCTGTACAATCAGCAGAAGCCCATCGATCTGATCACGGTGGCGGACTACATGTCCGCAGCGGATTCATTGGACGTGGTGGGCGGACCGGTCTATCTGGCTGAACTGGCGGACTCCGTGATCAGCTCGGCCAATGCCAAATACCACGCCAAGATAGTCCACGACAAATCCATTCTCAGGCGACTGATCAACGCGTCCAGCGAAATCATTACCAATTGTTTTGAAGCGCAGGACGTGGACGAACTGCTCGGGGAATCGGAAAAGGCGATCTTCAACATTGCCCAGTCCCAGGCTGCAGCGAACCAGCTCGACAGCCGCCGACTTCTGGACCGCGTATTCGAGGACCTGACCGCCAAGTACGAGAACAAGTCCTCGATCACGGGCATCGCCACCCACTATCACGAGTTCGACAACATGACCGCCGGACTCCAGAATTCGGACCTGATCATCATGGCGGGCCGTCCGTCCATGGGCAAGACCGCGTTCGCCCTGAACGTGGCCCTGCGTTCCGCAGCCAGATCCGAAGTGCCCACGGTCATCTTTTCCCTGGAAATGAGCATGGAACAGCTCATGACCCGTCTACTTGCGGTACAGGGACAGGTGGGACTCCAGAATCTGCGCAAGGGCTACCTCGACGATCAGGACTGGTCTCGTCTGTACGAGGCCGGCGACGTGCTGTCACGCGCGCCGCTGTTCATCGATGACACCCCGGCCCTGTCCACGCTGGAACTTCAGGCCCGCTGCCGCAGACTCAAGGCAGAGCACGGTCTCGGCCTGATCATCATCGACTACCTCCAGCTCATGCGGGCCAGCCAGCGCACGGATTCCCGCGAGCAGGAGATTTCCGAAATTTCGCGAAGCCTCAAGGCTCTGGCCAAGGAACTGAATGTTCCGGTCATTGCCCTGTCGCAGCTGAACCGCAAGGTCGAGGAACGCACGGACAAGCGCCCCATGATGTCCGACCTGCGCGAATCCGGTGCCATCGAGCAGGACGCCGATATCATCATCTTCCTCTACCGCGACGCAGCCTACAACAAGAGCGAGGACAATCCGCTCAAGAACCACGCCGAAATCATCATCGCCAAACAGCGTAACGGCCCGGTGGGCAAGTGCGAACTCTTCTTCAAAAAGGAATACACGCTGTTCGAAAACATGGACGCCACAGTCTATCCTTCCGAACTTCCGCCTGAATTTGATCAGGGCAACAACTAA
- a CDS encoding DUF456 domain-containing protein, translating to MDYVWASLLILLLGASQIIQIFGGPANWIALALVAFWKWLFPESMGWGFVLILGILAAAGEALEFGLQMWSAGRYGAGKRGNIGGMIGAIAGAIFGAPFLLGVGALIGALAGAYLGCLIMELPDKDMQHARRAALGAFWGKAFGFTVKMSLGAVMVVLSIPKIWP from the coding sequence ATGGATTACGTCTGGGCATCGCTTCTCATCCTGCTCCTCGGAGCGTCCCAGATCATCCAGATTTTCGGCGGTCCCGCCAACTGGATAGCCCTGGCCCTCGTGGCATTCTGGAAATGGCTGTTTCCGGAATCCATGGGTTGGGGCTTTGTTCTGATTCTGGGCATCCTGGCGGCAGCCGGAGAAGCTCTGGAATTCGGGCTGCAGATGTGGAGCGCGGGCCGATACGGAGCCGGAAAACGGGGCAACATCGGCGGCATGATCGGCGCGATTGCCGGAGCCATCTTCGGCGCACCGTTCCTGCTCGGCGTAGGCGCACTGATCGGCGCACTCGCCGGGGCCTACCTCGGCTGCCTGATCATGGAGCTGCCCGACAAGGACATGCAGCATGCACGCCGCGCTGCCCTCGGCGCCTTCTGGGGCAAGGCCTTCGGCTTCACGGTCAAGATGTCCCTCGGCGCAGTCATGGTAGTGCTGAGTATCCCGAAAATATGGCCCTGA
- a CDS encoding energy-coupling factor transporter transmembrane component T: MRLLPDFLRSLDPRLKVLSVIGLGISVWHGHSVPVGALGLLLLCCSLALVRQEPRGRLMAQSMAVFVLFWMLLKGGLDVLFGLTPFVALILALELGLRLGVLMMLGLCLALSTSPARLGLALAWFARPFGRERAWKLAFSLSLMVHFLPLGLRTLAGIRQTMQLRCPNMSFFERMRLMPQALLRTMGRNTWDQTLAVAGRRLDRPEAWKARFSWHGRDWAVLSGMFAAVAMLVVA; this comes from the coding sequence ATGAGGTTGCTACCCGATTTTCTGCGAAGTCTGGACCCGCGCCTCAAGGTCCTGAGCGTGATCGGCCTCGGCATTTCGGTCTGGCATGGGCATTCCGTTCCGGTTGGGGCGCTGGGCCTGTTGCTGCTCTGCTGTTCGCTCGCTCTGGTCCGTCAGGAGCCTCGCGGCAGGCTCATGGCGCAAAGCATGGCGGTTTTCGTGCTGTTCTGGATGCTGCTCAAGGGTGGGCTTGATGTGTTGTTCGGGCTGACTCCTTTTGTTGCTCTGATTCTTGCCTTGGAGCTGGGCCTTCGACTCGGCGTTTTGATGATGCTGGGGCTCTGCCTTGCCCTGAGCACGTCGCCTGCCCGGCTCGGCTTGGCTCTGGCATGGTTTGCCCGGCCCTTCGGGCGCGAACGGGCATGGAAGCTGGCTTTTTCCCTGTCCCTCATGGTGCATTTTCTTCCCTTGGGTCTGCGCACTCTCGCAGGCATCCGGCAAACCATGCAGCTTCGTTGTCCGAACATGAGTTTTTTCGAGCGCATGCGCCTGATGCCTCAAGCCCTGCTGCGTACCATGGGCCGCAATACCTGGGATCAGACTCTGGCTGTTGCCGGGCGACGGCTGGATCGACCCGAGGCGTGGAAAGCCCGTTTTTCATGGCATGGACGTGATTGGGCTGTGCTTTCGGGAATGTTTGCTGCTGTCGCCATGCTTGTCGTGGCCTGA
- a CDS encoding rhodanese-like domain-containing protein — MPDRIRLMNSEQAKAFMDSRKPSDFTLLDVRQAWEYETFHLPGAQLVPLTELPDRLEEINSSKPVIVYCHSGGRSSAAASLLQGQGYGEVVNLVGGASAWKGEVAYGPIELGMIAFTGRETPVEVVMKAYVMERNLQSYYSLRADMAETLDRIELFIELAGYEDRHMDTLYELYTRLEPAPLDRDAFENRALENAGELAEGGVRLEEFLSEYAGAFDEDLGFLEVAAMIEAQALDFYLRCKQKAELPETVETLELLAREEKAHLRILGRHMVRPEA; from the coding sequence ATGCCGGATCGTATACGCTTGATGAACAGCGAGCAGGCAAAGGCGTTCATGGACTCCCGCAAGCCGTCGGACTTCACGCTGCTGGATGTCCGACAGGCGTGGGAATACGAAACATTTCATCTCCCCGGCGCGCAGCTTGTGCCCCTGACCGAACTTCCCGACAGATTGGAAGAGATAAATTCGAGCAAACCCGTGATCGTGTACTGCCACTCGGGAGGCAGAAGTTCGGCTGCGGCTTCGCTCCTGCAGGGGCAGGGATACGGCGAAGTCGTGAATCTGGTGGGCGGAGCCTCGGCATGGAAGGGGGAGGTTGCCTACGGTCCCATCGAGCTGGGCATGATTGCCTTCACCGGTCGGGAAACGCCTGTGGAAGTGGTCATGAAGGCCTATGTCATGGAGCGCAATCTGCAATCCTATTATTCCCTCAGGGCGGACATGGCCGAGACTCTGGACCGGATTGAATTGTTCATCGAACTGGCCGGGTACGAGGACAGGCACATGGATACGCTGTATGAGCTGTATACGCGTCTGGAACCGGCCCCTCTGGATCGGGATGCCTTTGAGAACAGGGCGTTGGAGAATGCCGGAGAGCTGGCCGAGGGAGGCGTGCGGCTGGAGGAGTTCCTGAGCGAATATGCCGGGGCTTTTGACGAGGACTTGGGTTTTCTGGAAGTCGCGGCCATGATCGAAGCTCAGGCGCTTGATTTCTATTTGCGCTGCAAGCAGAAGGCGGAATTGCCCGAGACCGTGGAAACGCTGGAATTGCTTGCACGGGAAGAGAAGGCGCACCTGCGGATTCTGGGCAGGCACATGGTCCGGCCCGAGGCGTGA
- a CDS encoding TlyA family RNA methyltransferase: protein MAKKQRADQLIAQQGLAESREKAKRLIMAGQVHYMERGQKLPVAKPGQQFHEETEFVVAGSNRFVSRGAHKLLTAIEEYGMDCTGKVALDAGASTGGFTDVLLQHGATRVYAVDVGYGQLHEKLRTDERVVNLERTNLRHAEPELIPEPVDLVVSDVSFISLTKILPACMQFLKPGGEVVALIKPQFEVGPGQTDRGVVRDEKLRQETVDMVVAFCRTELGLTSVGVVPSKILGPKGNQEYLAYFRRNETMTQ from the coding sequence ATGGCCAAAAAGCAGCGCGCAGACCAACTCATTGCCCAGCAGGGCCTTGCCGAAAGCCGGGAAAAGGCCAAACGACTGATCATGGCCGGACAGGTTCACTACATGGAACGCGGCCAGAAACTTCCGGTTGCCAAACCGGGGCAGCAATTTCACGAGGAAACGGAGTTCGTGGTAGCCGGATCGAACCGATTCGTGTCTCGCGGCGCGCACAAGCTCCTGACGGCCATCGAGGAATACGGCATGGACTGCACCGGCAAGGTTGCGCTGGATGCCGGGGCCTCAACCGGCGGATTCACCGATGTACTGCTCCAGCATGGCGCGACGCGCGTCTATGCCGTGGATGTGGGCTACGGGCAATTGCACGAAAAGCTGCGCACCGATGAACGCGTGGTCAATCTGGAACGGACAAACCTGCGCCACGCCGAGCCGGAGCTCATTCCGGAGCCCGTGGACTTGGTGGTTTCGGACGTGTCCTTCATTTCCCTGACCAAAATCCTGCCCGCCTGCATGCAGTTTCTCAAGCCGGGCGGCGAAGTGGTTGCCCTGATCAAACCCCAGTTCGAGGTGGGGCCGGGACAGACTGACCGGGGCGTTGTGCGGGACGAAAAGCTGCGGCAGGAAACCGTGGACATGGTGGTCGCATTCTGCCGAACCGAACTGGGCCTGACCTCCGTGGGTGTGGTGCCGTCGAAGATTCTCGGTCCCAAGGGCAATCAGGAATATCTGGCCTACTTTCGCCGCAACGAAACCATGACCCAATAG
- a CDS encoding energy-coupling factor ABC transporter ATP-binding protein yields the protein MIKAENMTFMYPDGHEALAATNFHVARGSLVGLVGANGSGKSTLLAMLAGLYTPESGKLVVDGHVSPGCEADVRGVCRLVMQDADLQILGGTVGEDVLLGRDDDRSEKSARIMLDRFGLAGKWECPVHSLSWGMKRKLCLAGALLDQPGVLLLDEPFSGLDYPGILEMRRLLRGNREAGLTQVVAVHDLECLIDLADCLFVLNKGTLVLNGRPEDVLDSVREHGVRPPCSWTACRSLEPWDSAE from the coding sequence ATGATCAAAGCGGAAAATATGACGTTCATGTACCCGGATGGACACGAGGCACTCGCAGCCACGAATTTTCATGTGGCGCGCGGGAGTCTGGTCGGTCTGGTCGGGGCCAACGGCAGCGGCAAGTCCACGCTGCTGGCCATGCTGGCAGGGCTGTATACCCCGGAGTCGGGAAAGCTTGTTGTCGACGGCCATGTTTCCCCGGGCTGCGAAGCGGACGTCCGCGGCGTTTGCCGACTGGTGATGCAGGATGCGGATTTGCAGATTCTGGGCGGAACCGTGGGGGAAGATGTCCTGCTGGGCAGGGATGATGATCGATCCGAGAAATCGGCCCGGATCATGCTTGATCGATTCGGGTTGGCCGGGAAATGGGAATGCCCGGTACATTCCCTGTCCTGGGGCATGAAGCGGAAGCTGTGTCTGGCCGGAGCCCTGCTGGATCAGCCGGGCGTGCTGCTGCTGGACGAACCGTTCAGCGGATTGGATTACCCGGGAATTCTGGAAATGCGGCGGCTGCTTCGCGGAAATCGTGAAGCCGGATTGACGCAGGTCGTTGCCGTGCATGATCTGGAGTGCCTGATTGATCTGGCGGATTGCCTGTTCGTGCTGAACAAGGGAACTCTGGTTCTGAACGGGCGTCCCGAGGACGTGCTGGATTCCGTGCGGGAGCATGGTGTCAGACCGCCGTGTTCATGGACGGCATGCCGCAGTCTTGAACCGTGGGATAGCGCGGAATGA
- a CDS encoding phenylacetate--CoA ligase family protein: protein MYYDSVETLERGELENLQVDSLKKTIAIAMRSPYYRDRLAGFDLDEIKSVADIVKLPFTTKDDLRSQYPYGLLTLPREDYVRLHASSGTTGTPTAVFYTQADLDRWADLVARSMYACGCRKSDVLQNMAGYGLFTGGLGFHYGSEKLGMITIPAGAGNTKRQIKLIRDFNVTVMHIIPSFALYFASQVREAGFDPAEMPWRIALIGAEPHTEETRRKIEEMLHIKAYNSYGMSELNGPGVAFECTEQSGMHIWEDAYIPEIINPETGEHVEEGEIGELVMTTITREGMPIIRYRTRDLTRFIPGQCPCGRTHRRIDRITGRADDMMILKGVNIYPMQIEQCLMSMPEVGHNYLIELYKEGLTDQMRVKVEIKDEFFVEDMRVLQGLQKKIAKRLHSEILITPRVELVMHDSIPKSPGKAIRVKDLRNEE from the coding sequence ATGTACTACGATTCCGTCGAGACTCTAGAACGGGGAGAACTGGAGAATCTCCAGGTCGACAGCTTGAAGAAAACCATCGCCATCGCGATGCGTTCTCCCTATTATCGCGACCGCCTCGCCGGTTTCGATCTCGACGAAATCAAGTCCGTTGCGGACATCGTGAAGCTGCCCTTCACCACCAAGGACGACCTGCGCTCCCAGTATCCCTACGGTCTGCTTACCCTGCCTCGGGAAGATTACGTGCGGCTGCACGCCTCTTCCGGCACCACGGGCACACCTACTGCCGTTTTCTACACGCAGGCCGATCTGGACCGCTGGGCCGATCTGGTGGCCCGCTCCATGTACGCCTGCGGTTGCCGCAAGTCGGACGTACTCCAGAACATGGCCGGTTACGGCCTGTTCACCGGCGGTCTGGGTTTTCACTACGGGTCGGAAAAGCTGGGCATGATCACCATCCCGGCAGGCGCAGGCAACACCAAGCGCCAGATCAAGCTGATTCGCGACTTCAACGTCACGGTCATGCACATCATCCCGTCCTTTGCCCTGTATTTCGCATCCCAGGTCCGGGAAGCGGGCTTCGATCCCGCGGAAATGCCATGGCGCATCGCCCTGATCGGCGCGGAGCCGCATACCGAGGAAACCCGCCGCAAGATCGAGGAAATGCTGCACATCAAGGCATACAACTCCTACGGCATGAGCGAGCTGAACGGCCCGGGCGTGGCCTTCGAGTGCACCGAGCAGAGCGGCATGCACATCTGGGAGGACGCCTACATTCCCGAGATCATCAATCCCGAAACCGGCGAACATGTCGAGGAAGGTGAAATCGGCGAACTGGTCATGACCACCATCACGCGCGAGGGCATGCCCATCATCCGCTACCGCACCCGCGACCTGACCCGGTTCATTCCCGGCCAGTGCCCCTGCGGTCGCACGCATCGCCGCATCGACCGCATCACGGGCCGCGCCGACGACATGATGATCCTCAAGGGCGTGAACATCTACCCCATGCAGATCGAGCAGTGCCTCATGTCCATGCCCGAGGTGGGCCACAACTACCTGATCGAGCTGTACAAGGAAGGCCTGACCGACCAGATGCGGGTCAAGGTGGAGATCAAGGACGAATTCTTCGTGGAAGACATGCGCGTGCTTCAGGGCCTGCAAAAGAAGATCGCCAAGCGCCTGCACAGCGAAATTCTGATCACGCCGCGCGTGGAACTTGTCATGCACGACTCCATCCCCAAGTCTCCGGGCAAGGCAATCCGGGTCAAGGACCTCAGAAACGAGGAATAA
- a CDS encoding ATP-grasp domain-containing protein, with product MLKIIVLSCGTNANYHLCRIFKKNFPNNFYLIGADTNSPENVPNISLLDEFYQIPSVADSAYYSAVVSICKKERPDFILPTFDKEQLLFHPQNPDLNSLSIKSLSTPYESLVHYNNKKNMSFFLKANGFDVPKIHDKVTLNENQDYFVKPIDGVGSVGARLMRGSVIKELDDPSLLVQEVCRPPEITMEVFRYGTQISTVTRERIQTKAGVCTKAKLSSNKNLEDVAKRLIRCIQTPHFFNLQFMKNSQNNFVITDVNFRLAGGMSISYAGGWDEASALAHCLLQYSEKKIFAPLQLRHKEQWVSRVYTEVVTQFKD from the coding sequence ATGCTAAAAATCATTGTCCTATCTTGTGGAACAAATGCAAACTACCACCTGTGCAGAATCTTTAAAAAAAATTTTCCCAACAACTTCTATTTGATCGGCGCTGACACAAATTCTCCGGAAAATGTACCCAACATAAGCCTCCTGGATGAATTCTATCAAATCCCTTCAGTTGCAGATTCTGCCTACTACTCTGCCGTGGTTTCAATATGTAAAAAGGAAAGGCCCGATTTCATTCTTCCCACTTTTGACAAAGAACAACTTCTTTTCCATCCTCAAAACCCCGACTTGAATTCATTAAGTATAAAAAGCCTTTCCACTCCCTACGAAAGTCTAGTACATTACAACAATAAAAAAAATATGTCTTTTTTTCTAAAAGCAAACGGCTTTGATGTTCCTAAAATACACGACAAAGTCACTTTAAATGAAAACCAAGATTATTTTGTAAAGCCTATCGATGGAGTCGGATCCGTTGGTGCACGACTGATGCGCGGTTCAGTAATAAAAGAACTCGATGATCCAAGTCTTCTTGTTCAAGAAGTCTGCAGACCACCAGAAATAACCATGGAAGTATTCCGTTATGGGACACAAATTTCAACTGTAACTCGAGAGCGTATTCAAACCAAAGCTGGAGTCTGTACCAAAGCCAAGTTGAGCTCTAATAAGAATTTAGAAGATGTCGCTAAAAGATTGATACGCTGCATCCAGACTCCTCATTTTTTCAACTTGCAGTTTATGAAAAATAGCCAAAATAATTTCGTAATCACTGATGTGAACTTCAGACTGGCAGGTGGAATGAGTATCTCTTATGCCGGAGGATGGGACGAAGCTTCTGCTCTTGCTCACTGCTTATTGCAGTATTCTGAAAAAAAAATATTTGCTCCTCTCCAGTTAAGGCACAAGGAACAATGGGTAAGCCGGGTTTATACTGAAGTTGTCACACAATTTAAAGATTAG
- a CDS encoding class I SAM-dependent methyltransferase, translated as MKILDKIAADSIYAKGICSMTIPYSFKIFKRWLVGNKILELGPAEGLMTEQLVALGKSITVVEGALGFCEIIKKRCPAVKIIHSLFEDFSTTETFDHIILGHVLEHVKNPVGILKQISRFLTPQGTILSAVPNARSIHRQAATIMGITSSEYEASAKDKRHGHQRIYSPESFRSDFVQAGLKIDHFGGYWLKPLADKQIEQSWSTEQLAAFMVLGERYPDIAAEIYIIASRP; from the coding sequence ATGAAAATATTAGACAAAATCGCTGCCGATTCAATTTATGCAAAAGGAATCTGTTCTATGACTATTCCTTACAGTTTTAAAATCTTCAAAAGATGGTTAGTGGGTAATAAAATTCTGGAGCTTGGCCCTGCGGAAGGCTTAATGACCGAGCAATTAGTAGCTCTCGGTAAAAGTATTACTGTTGTTGAAGGTGCTTTAGGATTTTGCGAAATAATCAAAAAAAGATGCCCTGCAGTAAAAATAATCCACAGCCTCTTTGAAGATTTTTCTACGACAGAAACATTTGACCACATTATACTCGGCCATGTGCTTGAACATGTTAAAAATCCAGTCGGCATCTTAAAACAAATTTCACGTTTTTTAACGCCTCAAGGAACCATTTTATCCGCAGTTCCGAATGCTCGCTCAATTCACCGACAAGCAGCGACCATTATGGGGATAACCTCTTCCGAATATGAGGCTAGCGCAAAAGACAAACGCCATGGACACCAGCGAATATATTCTCCTGAATCATTCCGCTCTGATTTTGTGCAAGCGGGACTTAAAATTGATCATTTTGGAGGGTATTGGCTCAAACCTCTTGCGGACAAACAAATTGAACAAAGCTGGAGCACTGAGCAACTTGCTGCTTTCATGGTCCTTGGAGAACGGTATCCAGATATCGCTGCTGAAATCTATATTATTGCCTCTCGCCCGTAA
- a CDS encoding HAD family hydrolase, giving the protein MILVTARTNTKGVLTQIEQLGINEYFSEILITKPGLTAAENKLTALQAFPVKGIIGDTEVDFQAAKGMSLPFFALDRGFRSKSFWEKHSIYRTYSNLLDILPIIGDKV; this is encoded by the coding sequence TTGATACTGGTCACAGCTAGGACAAACACAAAGGGAGTTCTAACCCAAATTGAACAGCTCGGGATAAATGAATATTTTTCTGAAATACTTATCACGAAGCCCGGCCTAACTGCAGCTGAAAACAAACTAACAGCGTTGCAAGCATTCCCAGTAAAAGGAATCATTGGTGACACAGAAGTAGATTTCCAAGCAGCAAAAGGGATGTCTCTGCCCTTCTTCGCCCTTGACAGAGGATTTAGATCCAAATCTTTTTGGGAAAAACACAGCATTTATCGAACATACAGCAACCTGTTAGACATACTCCCAATCATCGGGGACAAGGTATGA